In Kocuria turfanensis, a single genomic region encodes these proteins:
- a CDS encoding MarR family winged helix-turn-helix transcriptional regulator — MQNSADAWEALFRAQVTVMRRLQRQPEFAELSAREYDVLFNLSRSDESGMRLNELNEYVLLTQSSLSRMLERLELKGLVHRWQDPQDLRGLRIRLTDAGRAMQAQIAEQFRVHVHELMSAGLDPEELRILTRLADRLREAVNSL; from the coding sequence GTGCAGAACAGCGCCGACGCCTGGGAGGCCCTCTTCAGGGCCCAGGTGACGGTCATGCGGCGCCTCCAGCGCCAACCCGAGTTCGCGGAGCTCTCGGCCCGCGAGTACGACGTCCTGTTCAACCTGTCGCGCTCCGACGAGTCGGGGATGCGGCTCAACGAGCTCAACGAGTACGTGCTGCTCACCCAGTCCAGTCTCAGCCGGATGCTCGAGCGCCTGGAGCTCAAGGGGCTGGTGCACCGGTGGCAGGACCCGCAGGACCTGCGGGGCCTGCGGATCCGGCTGACGGACGCGGGCCGGGCCATGCAGGCGCAGATCGCCGAGCAGTTCCGGGTGCACGTGCACGAGCTGATGTCCGCCGGGCTCGACCCGGAGGAGCTGCGCATCCTCACCCGGCTGGCCGACCGGCTGCGGGAGGCCGTGAACTCCCTCTGA
- a CDS encoding efflux RND transporter permease subunit, which produces MFLLARASMANRALIVLITVFVAVFGVLSMRSMKQELIPSLEIPVISVVSVMPGSSAEVVDEQVGRPLERALNIVEGLESSTSTSRSGLSEIQLGFEYGTDLDRARNQVERAVSNVEAQLPEDVEPTAFAGSVADFPIVFLAVSSDEQLSPLAADLERLTVPDLQKIDGVRSAEVSGAPEQVVSILPDQAQLARAGATPADLRTALEESGGLVPVGTVEDGATSVPVQAGSPLDSLEAVRNVPLPRSEDAPADAGTTTIGEVATVQLADQEQTSITRTNGQPTLAVSVTKTPDGDTVGISRAVEEMVPELEADLGNGARITTVFDQAPYIEQSIEDLTVEGLLGLAFAVLVILVFLASLRSTLVTAISIPLSLLATFIGISALGYSLNLLTLAAITLSVGRVVDDSIVVIENIKRHYGTVDLRTDPANAKRRAILTAVREVAGAITASTLITVAVFVPIAFVGDVTGELFRPFALTTTIALLSSLVVSLTIVPVLAYWFLRDPRLARRRSRTAPARTAPWSSAGAEAPTRLARGYLPVLRGTQRHPWATLGVSVLVLAGTAALLPVLPTNLLGDTGQNTMTVEQDLPAGTALAVTSEQASRAEEVLASTEGIEDVQVTMGTGGGFSAFMPGSGSNSATFSVTTDAEVDQQQLRRTVGEQLDALDGAGDFSVQGAQGFTSSDVEITVSAPDQDTLVAADDAVVEVMRGLDSAGQVTSNLAATQPTVVVTVDRAAAAERGLTEEQVTGALAGTVNPVPAGSIDLDADSVAVTIGEGRAVEDVEALRALPVPTAGGVARLDDLAEVEETLTVETITSSRDQRTATVAVTPAGDDLGATSAAVQEALAGLDLPQGAAAELGGAATEQQTTFRQLGLAVLAAIAIVYVVLVATFKSLVQPLILLVSIPFAATGAVLALLASAVPLGLASLVGVLMLVGIVVTNAVVLIDLINQYRGREHGMALEDAIERGATRRLRPIVMTALATILAMTPMALGVTGRGSFISQPLAVVVIGGLISSTLLTLVLVPVLYRLVEARKEERHRRREERIAALSGA; this is translated from the coding sequence GTGTTTCTCCTCGCCCGCGCCTCAATGGCCAACCGCGCCCTGATCGTGCTCATCACGGTCTTCGTGGCCGTCTTCGGCGTGCTCAGCATGCGCTCCATGAAGCAGGAGCTCATCCCCTCCCTGGAGATCCCCGTGATCAGCGTGGTCTCGGTCATGCCGGGGTCCTCGGCCGAGGTGGTCGACGAGCAGGTGGGCCGGCCGCTGGAGCGCGCCCTGAACATCGTGGAGGGCCTGGAGAGCTCCACGTCCACCTCGCGCAGCGGGCTGTCCGAGATCCAGCTCGGCTTCGAGTACGGCACCGACCTGGACCGGGCCCGCAACCAGGTGGAGCGGGCTGTGTCCAACGTCGAGGCGCAGCTGCCGGAGGACGTGGAGCCCACCGCCTTCGCCGGGTCCGTCGCGGACTTCCCCATCGTCTTCCTCGCCGTGTCCTCCGACGAGCAGCTCAGCCCCCTGGCCGCGGACCTGGAGCGGCTCACGGTCCCGGACCTGCAGAAGATCGACGGCGTGCGCTCGGCCGAGGTCAGCGGCGCCCCGGAGCAGGTCGTGTCCATCCTGCCGGACCAGGCGCAGCTCGCGCGCGCCGGGGCCACGCCCGCCGACCTCCGCACCGCGCTGGAGGAGAGCGGCGGGCTCGTGCCGGTGGGCACGGTCGAGGACGGCGCCACGAGCGTCCCCGTCCAGGCCGGCTCCCCGCTGGACTCCCTCGAGGCCGTGCGCAACGTCCCCCTCCCCCGCTCCGAGGACGCGCCCGCGGACGCCGGGACGACCACCATCGGCGAGGTGGCCACCGTGCAGCTCGCCGACCAGGAGCAGACCTCGATCACGCGCACCAACGGTCAGCCGACCCTCGCCGTGTCCGTCACGAAGACCCCGGACGGGGACACCGTGGGGATCTCCCGCGCCGTGGAGGAGATGGTCCCCGAGCTCGAGGCGGACCTGGGCAACGGCGCGAGGATCACCACCGTCTTCGACCAGGCGCCCTACATCGAGCAGTCCATCGAGGACCTCACCGTGGAGGGCCTGCTGGGCCTCGCCTTCGCCGTCCTCGTCATCCTCGTGTTCCTGGCGTCCCTGCGCTCGACCCTGGTCACGGCGATCTCCATCCCGCTGTCCCTGCTGGCCACCTTCATCGGCATCAGCGCCCTGGGCTACTCGCTCAACCTCCTGACGCTCGCCGCGATCACGCTGTCCGTGGGGCGCGTGGTGGACGACTCCATCGTGGTGATCGAGAACATCAAGCGCCACTACGGGACGGTGGACCTGCGCACCGACCCCGCCAACGCGAAGCGCCGGGCCATCCTCACCGCCGTGCGCGAGGTCGCCGGGGCGATCACCGCCTCGACGCTGATCACCGTGGCGGTGTTCGTGCCGATCGCCTTCGTGGGCGACGTGACCGGTGAGCTGTTCCGGCCGTTCGCGCTCACCACGACCATCGCCCTGCTGTCCTCCCTGGTGGTGTCCCTGACGATCGTGCCGGTCCTGGCGTACTGGTTCCTGCGCGATCCGCGCCTGGCCCGGCGCCGCTCCCGCACGGCCCCCGCCCGGACGGCTCCGTGGTCCTCCGCCGGCGCCGAGGCGCCGACCCGTCTGGCCCGCGGCTACCTCCCGGTGCTGCGCGGCACCCAGCGGCACCCGTGGGCGACGCTCGGGGTGAGCGTGCTGGTCCTCGCCGGCACGGCCGCCCTGCTGCCGGTGCTGCCCACGAACCTGCTGGGGGACACGGGACAGAACACGATGACGGTCGAGCAGGACCTCCCGGCCGGGACCGCCCTGGCCGTGACCTCCGAGCAGGCCTCCCGCGCCGAGGAGGTGCTCGCCTCGACCGAGGGCATCGAGGACGTCCAGGTCACCATGGGCACCGGCGGCGGCTTCTCCGCGTTCATGCCCGGCAGCGGCAGCAACAGCGCCACCTTCTCCGTGACGACGGACGCCGAGGTCGACCAGCAGCAGCTGCGCCGCACCGTGGGCGAGCAGCTGGACGCGCTGGACGGCGCCGGCGACTTCTCCGTGCAGGGCGCCCAGGGGTTCACCAGCAGCGACGTGGAGATCACCGTCAGCGCCCCGGACCAGGACACGCTGGTCGCGGCCGACGACGCCGTCGTGGAGGTCATGCGCGGGCTCGACTCCGCCGGGCAGGTGACGAGCAACCTGGCCGCGACCCAGCCCACCGTGGTCGTGACGGTCGACCGGGCCGCCGCCGCCGAGCGCGGGCTGACCGAGGAGCAGGTCACCGGGGCGCTGGCCGGAACGGTCAACCCCGTCCCGGCCGGGTCCATCGACCTGGACGCCGACTCCGTGGCCGTGACCATCGGCGAGGGCCGCGCCGTGGAGGACGTCGAGGCCCTGCGCGCCCTGCCGGTGCCCACGGCCGGCGGGGTGGCGCGCCTGGACGACCTGGCCGAGGTCGAGGAGACGCTCACCGTCGAGACCATCACCTCCAGCCGTGACCAGCGCACCGCGACCGTGGCCGTCACCCCGGCGGGCGACGACCTCGGCGCCACGAGCGCCGCGGTCCAGGAGGCCCTCGCCGGACTCGACCTCCCGCAGGGCGCGGCGGCCGAGCTCGGCGGGGCCGCCACCGAGCAGCAGACGACCTTCCGCCAGCTGGGCCTCGCGGTGCTCGCGGCCATCGCCATCGTCTACGTGGTCCTCGTGGCGACGTTCAAGTCCCTGGTCCAGCCCCTGATCCTGCTCGTCTCGATCCCCTTCGCGGCCACGGGCGCGGTGCTCGCCCTGCTCGCCTCCGCGGTGCCCCTGGGCCTGGCCTCGCTCGTGGGCGTGCTCATGCTGGTGGGGATCGTGGTGACCAACGCGGTCGTGCTGATCGACCTCATCAACCAGTACCGGGGGCGGGAGCACGGCATGGCGCTGGAGGACGCCATCGAGCGGGGCGCGACCCGCCGCCTGCGGCCCATCGTGATGACCGCGCTGGCCACCATCCTGGCGATGACGCCCATGGCGCTCGGGGTCACGGGGCGGGGCAGCTTCATCTCCCAGCCCCTGGCCGTGGTGGTCATCGGCGGGCTCATCTCCTCGACCCTGCTGACCCTGGTGCTGGTCCCGGTGCTCTACCGGCTCGTGGAGGCCCGCAAGGAGGAGCGCCACCGCCGCCGGGAGGAGCGGATCGCGGCGCTGTCCGGCGCATGA